One Takifugu flavidus isolate HTHZ2018 chromosome 3, ASM371156v2, whole genome shotgun sequence genomic window, GGTTAACACAGGTGCTTTCCTTCGTTTTGTCTCTGAATTCAGAGAAgatttctgcaggttttttaatgaaaacGGATGTTGCCCCTTCGAAGAGGAGTGTCGCTACACAGCAGCAAGGACCAGAACAATAAGAGGTAAGAGCCCATGTTGTGTTAAAGTATGTCAACACCAAATGGGGGTGCAACTCAACGCCGAGGGGCTCGCTCGTTTCTTCCACACACTGCATTTGGTGGGAATATACCTTGAGAGCTCAATTCCATTTTTTGATGCTGGTGTGTGTATCCTGTTAGCTgacatttgttctttttctcccctcatGGCCTCAAACAGAAGAGGACAAAAAAGACCCAAGGAGACGCCACTACTTCGTTTTAATTAGTTGATGAAGCTGCCGACGAGGGGAAATGTCTTTAGCATCTGTGCTTTCTGATGCAACTCGGTTACACAATTGTCAGCACGTTTGCATGTTTTCTTACCAATAATTGAAAATGTGTTATTATGTACCAAATTGTCCTTCAAAATAAACAATACACTCtgtaaatttattttattgtcacaAGGCTGTATTTGAGAATCATGTGCATGTACACAACCTAAACATTTAGTGTAGGTAAATGGATAAAACAAAATTGAAATCTCAATGGCCCAGTAGGCTCATAGGGACACTATAATTTATAATTACAAATAAGACAGAAGACTAGggaaaatgtattcaaatgCAGATTTGAACCACTGAGAACCACTTCAACTATTGACGTTATTCTATTTGGGCTTGCTGGAACTGGGAGACTTTAAAATATCTGTCACTGTGAATACATGTGAATTTTAGTGAGATTGCATTAAATGATGTTGGAGAAAAACGAGTTTAAACTGTAACATACACATTTGAGTGACATCATGGAGCTTATTCCCTGAGCAGAGGAGACGGCAGAACCGACCCGTTTATAGACACCAATTTGAACCGCTTAACAACCAATTTTATTGAGGGTTGGCTCTTTAGAACCGGAAGACTTTTCAAATAGGGAAGATTATTATATTAGCatacaaaaatatatacatataatatGGTATGTAACGGAATATACCCACTAAATTTCAACATTTTACTAAAATAACTCCCCGACATATCAAACTcactcaaaaacaaacaaaaaaccgcAACGTAGTATCAACATAAACTAACATAAATCTGTAGCAGTCTCGATGCTAagaattttaaaacatttttaagatttaaaatgcatttaaatgatcgAGAAAGCAGGAAAGAGGAATAAGTAAATTTGGAGTAAGACGAAAAGACTACAAAGACTCCCATGATGCTTTTCGTTTGAAGAACGTTCCACACAGTCAATTCTTCCGCTGCAATTATCTTTGTCTACAACAATGAATGCAATATTTGCAGTGactttacatttgtttttcattaaaaatattttcataAAATCATAAACATTTTTAGAACTTTATTTAACACTAAAGTGGACATAGGACACATCTTTTTTCTAGCTAACAAAGCTTTGAGTATATGTTCCCGGTGGGAATGTTGACGGTGTGACACCGGACTTCGGAAGAAAGCTACGTTCGTTTGTGAAAATTTGTTTTAGCTTAATTTTAGGtctatttatctttattttacctATTGTAAATGACTAGCAGCGGAGATAGTAATGACGAAAGCTACAGTAAACGCAAAGTGGCCTATGTTTTTAGTCCGGAGTATATCCAGACTTGTGACTCTTTATCCAAAGTACCAAACCGGGTGAGTTGGAATCAGGACTATTGATAAAGCCATATTCTGATTATTGCCAAATTAATCTCGTCTGTGTCTTATCTAATGGTTTTCACCCCGATATTTTGTAGGCGAGTATGGTACACTCACTAATAGAAGCCTACGAACTCCTTGAACACATGAAGTAAGTGATGTGAAACAATGAAACGCAGTTTataaatgtctgtgtagattctcaagaGATTCTTAGTTTATAAATGAAAATGCGTGATCCAAATCGGATGCATGTAAGTGCGTGTAATATTTTTTCAGCATTGTTAAACCTGAGCTGGCCACGATAGAGGAAATGGCAAAGTTCCACACTGATTCTTACCTGGAACACCTTCACAAGATCAGCCAGGATGGCGATAACGATGACCCCCAGTCAGCCGACTATGGCCTCGGTGAGAATATGAAGCTTTTCCCTGCCGGTTTATATCACTGATAGATGACTATAACTGTTCTGAGATTTAATGTCGTGTTTACAAAGAAAAAGAGTGAAATTTGTGTATTTAACTCAGCATCAGACAAAAAAAGTTGAACTGGAACGAGGTCGAAGTAGTGGGTGCAGTTCCTGTCAGTGTCCCGCAGATGGCAGCATTATATGttattacattatattaatAGTTAAGGCGCGTGTAAATCTGTTTCACCATGTCTTTTCATTAAGTAAAGATATGTTTAACAGTGTATGCCTTCAGATAGATCTGTCTTGTTTATTGTTCATAGATGGAAGTCCATTTTAAAACCGTTGTCTAACTTTTCTCTGCATCAGCTCTTTTCGTTCATTCCCATTCATCCACTCCACTGTGTCCCCGGATCAGTGTGTTGCTTCCTCCTTTTGTGTTTTGCCTGCCACTTTACGGCTCATCCTTCCTGTCACCAACGCAACCCACTCCACCTTTTCCTCAATTATTCAACAGCCTAGGACTTTGTCATTATCATGTTTCACTTTTTTCAATATTATTCATCCTAACTCCACATagttacctttttttttattcttgtgTCTGCAGGTTACGACTGTCCGGTGGTGGAGGGAATATTTGACTATGCAGCGGCAGTAGGGGGCGCTACGCTGACAGCAGCTCAAAGTCTTCTGGACCAAAAGTGTGATGTAGCCATCAACTGGTCTGGAGGGTGGCACCATGCTAAAAAGTATGCACGGGAGAACTCGAAAATGTTAGCATTTGGAAGATAATTGGAAAAAAAAGCTAATAAATGAAGTCCCTTGTCTGCAGGGACGAGGCTTCAGGCTTCTGTTACGTGAATGACGCCGTACTGGGAATTCTCAGACTGAGGGAAAAGTACGAGAGAGTCCTTTATGTGGACGTTGACCTGCATCATGGGGATGGTGCGCGCCTAAATAAACTCCTAATCAAATCTAGTTGACAGCTTTTGTTCTAAAACCTGTGGTCTCCTGCAGGCGTAGAAGATGCCTTCAGCTTCACATCCAAGGTCATGACCGTCTCCTTGCACAAGTTCTCTCCGGGGTTCTTCCCAGGTGAGTCTTGGGATTAAAGATGAAAGTTTGTAGCCTTTAAAACGGTTGTAAtactgtgaatgtgtgtgtttgtaggtaCAGGTGACGTGTGTGACACAGGGCTCGGTAAGGGCCGCTGGTACGCCGTCAACGTGCCGCTGGAGGACGGCATCAAGGATGACCGATACTACCAGATTTTTAGCAGGTACCCAGGTGTTTTATGGACCAAACCACTAGTGGCCAGAGCTGGAACTGCAGTCTCCACACGACACCCTGCGCAGTTCACGCCATCGTTAAGAAGCTCAAATGTGCACAAATCATATCGCCGCGCCTTTCTGTGCTTTCCACAGTGTGATGCAGGAAGTGTACGCACACTTCAACCCAGAGGCCGTCGTGATGCAACTGGGCGCCGACACCATGGCGGGCGACCCCATGTGCTCCTTTAACATGACCCCAGTGGGCGTGGGCAAGTGTCTGCAGTACGTCTTGGGGTGGCGGCTGCCTACGCTGCTGCTGGGTGGCGGTGAGTCTTCACAAACAAGCCTTAGCGAGCTCTCCAACGATTGACAATATATGTTTGTGAGGGTTTGATCCAGAGCTTTATTAAAATTACagctgttaaacacacacacacacacacacacaccacacacacacacacaccacacacacacacacacaacacacacacacacaaggatcCAGACCCACCCCAGGCCCTGGCCAGATGATAGCCGTTACCTCTACGACACAATAAAGCCATTTTGTTCAAATACAATCCCAGCTCTCTTCCTACATACTTTCCCTCTATTATGTCCTCTCTTTCTTGGCTCtgttcatcctcttcctccttcaccaTTTCCTTCACTCTGTCGCGTTGGACTTTGTCTTATCAGTGGTTTTGGGCTCATGTCTGCTCTTCGTTACCAGGGGGTTATAACCTAGCTAACACGGCGCGCTGCTGGACCTACCTGACGGCGGTGGTGCTGGGAAAGTCCCTGTCCTCTGAGATACCAGACCACGAGGTAGGACGACACACACTTCGCCGCTGTTTGAGCCAGTCACACACACGGTCCCACGCGAGCACAAGCGAGCTCATTCATGAAACGGCCAACacacatgaaaaacacaaacatacgcTCTTGTGTTCTCCGTCTGCTGAGTCACTCCGTCTAATCAAAGATGGCCGCCCGCTTCTCAATAAAGGCGTTTGTCTCTTGATGacggcccgtgtgtgtgtgtgtgtgtgtgtgtgtgtgagggaggaggcTAATAGTGTTGACAATTCCTCTCAGTTGGCCTCATCCAGCACAAAGTCCCATTTATCCCCCCTTATTTGGGATTAAGGTGAACTTTTGAGACTTTGTATGTCAGTTTCATGCAGGTTTTGAATCCTGGACAAAACTCGTCTAATTCTCACCTGAAGTCAAACGATTCATCAGGGGGAGATTAAGTTATTTTCTTCATATAGACACACGTAGCAGAGAATAAAATCTGCTCCAGACTGGCTAATTAAAGAAAGGAGAGGCTGTTTTCCCTCATTAAGTGAACGGCTTGATCAAATACACCATCCACGTGCACAGTGAAGGAGGGCAGGCGCCACGTGGTGCACGAAAGCGTAATAACGGTATTTACCTGGTACCCgcagagctgctgtttcacTCAACCAACCTGTGGAAAGTTGGGTTAACGCATTGAAAAACCTCCGTTTTTTTAAGGATCTAATGTCCTTTTCAGATCCTCGATCAGTGgacctgtcctctctctctctcacacacacacacacacacacacacacacacacacacacacacacacacaaagggtctctttcttgtctttgtcAAATGTAATGAAtaactgtgtgtgagtgtgtgtgagaccacaATAAAGGTAcctcttgtttctcttcatcAGTGTCCGACGGCCCTAAATAGCCTTTAACCTCATTAAGAAGCACTCACTGAAAACAAGGCATGTATCCGTGCGGGCAGCTGCCACAGATGATGAAAACGAGaggacacccacacacacacgcacgcacacacacacacacacacacacatgcgcgcatgCGTGCATCTACACACATACTCATATTCGGTCCCTGAAATTACTAAAGAATGACACCGTTACTCTCTTGGCTGTTCTCAGGTTTAGAATATGTTGCTCTCTGTTTGATTTTTGTGGTTaactctcagtgtgtgtgtgtgtatgtgtgtgtgcgtatgtgcgtGTTCATGGCTCCATCTGTGCCCGTTGTGCTAGATAAGAGGGGCATTTATCCATGATGGCCAAGTAAAGCTGAAGTTCCAGCAACCCAAAAGAACAAAACCTACCTTTGTGCGCCTgttttctgcctgtgtgtgtcctctgcttTGCTCCGTACCCACATGAGTGCGCACGTTCGTTTTCGGGGGCCTGTTTTACAACATTTTTCTATTTCATTGGATGATAAATTTCCTTCATTGGGGAGGAAGAAGGTCGTGTTTTTGGGAACTGGTCGGTTAGCATCTGTGCTAGCTGGTGTTGCTCAGCTCGACTTGGTTTGGGatcttttgtattttttctgAGTGCGCTGGCTCCTTTTGGGGAATGCACAATTATAATATTTGCTTTCCACCTCGACAATCGTGCTGCGATATTCACTGATTACTAGACAAAATATAATAGATGTGTCAGATAACCAACACAATAGCTTTGCTCCTGTCGTGCTCATGAAACAATATCTGAGAAAAACACGGACACCTCTCGGAATGGAGCCCGCCGATCAACAGCCGCTAACCTCTCGACGCTGGTTGCATTGTCTGTTAGCGTCTAGCTGACCTCGGCCGACCTCTCATTGTGACGACGGTGGAGGCGATCTTTGTGCAAATCAGACGGCAGCCACGTAGCGCGTGCTGAAAATAAccacaggggtcaaaggttaattGGCAGTAACCACATAGGTgtaggaaagaggaaaaaagtgatTCCCACGCCTGTGCGGTGCTAAATGTTAGCGTGCTAATCAAGAGATTGTTTCCAGCAACTACCATGCTACTCTACTAGCGCACTGATGAGTGGAAATGTAACcaggctgggaaaaaaagctctAATAGGTGTGAACAGTTTTCCACGTCGGTGGTCTGTTTAACAGAGACGTCTTTGGTAAACAGCCGTCCATTTAAGCGTCTTCAGCCGCTCGCTCCGCTCCGCCCCGCCCCAGACACCCCTTCGCCTCTAATTTTCTCCCCCTGGCAGCTGAGTCCCTCCCAGCCGCTTTGcttcaataaaaaataaaccacGGATTTAgacttcctgcagcagccgctgtgctacacacacaaacacacacacacgcacacacacgcacaagcgCAGTAAATCGGACCTTCCCATCATTGTCTCGGCGGTCTTCGCGCACGGAAAACTGTTTTTCCGCCCATCCTGGATGGTTTTGCATTGTCTGTTGTGGGTCGGTTGTCCTGTCTCAGAGCTGCGGATCAGGCTCTGGTCAGAACTGCGTCACGATCTGCCCGCCGTCCAATGGCTGACAGCGCCGCCGCCCGTCTGTCATCGTAGAGGCACGTGTCCGTACAAATGCTTCCGTCTCAGGAAGGGAGGACGTCACTGGTCCCAGATTGGCAGCGGGGAAGCGCTCCGTCTTTCTGCTTCCAACTTCCActttttcctgtctgcagccactTCCCGTCCTGCCCCTCGCCGCCGTCAGGGACGCGTTGGCTCCCACTGCCGCGGCCTGAATGGCCGGAAACGTCAGCGGAGCCGAATGCGCTCGTCCTGGCAGAGGGAGTTGACGAGGCCCCCAAAACGCTGGAGAGTAACTGGTGGCCGCGTCAGTCCAGTGTGTTTTCCAAACACCTGCTCTCGCTGGCTCCCATCTGAAATCCTGCCACCTGGGGGTGGCAATCTCCTCATCAGGCCATTTTTCACAACCTGTTGAAAATATTTACGGTCTCAGACACACATTTGTTTCCCGGGGGCGTTTTCCTCTCCGCCAGGCTCCAGCATCCTTCAGAGCTGTTCACGTCCACACATCCCACTGGGTGATCATCCTACAGTTCCAGTAGATGTTAAATGTCAAAGATGGTGCTCCTGAGGTAGATGAAGACGTGTTCCCCCTTCCCACTTCTTTAAAGAATGATGTAACGTCACCTGCGCCGTGTTTTCCATGTTAGTAGAACCAGCGACTGATCGCTGGAGCGTCcgtgtcaaaggtcacgggAGAAATTAGCCTTCCGTCTGCCTCCATCCCCGAGACTCTGGCACAGCCCGTCCAGGTGACGCAGGCGGGCGGAGCCAAACGTCTGCTCTGATGTAATCCACGTATGTTGTGGGAATGTTGGCGTTTCTCCCCCGCGTCCTTTGGGAACGCATAGAACCTGTGTAGTACCGCGCTCTGCCTGTGGAGGCGATGGAGAGTTGCTGCTCCCGCCTTCGTTGCCCTGTTTAAACATAAACATTCCGTTTTCGGGGCGTCGGCGCCGAGTTGCTCGGCTTCTGCAACAGTCGCTGCGATTGGACTGACGCGCGTGTGGTCGGGCCCGGCCTTCCAGTTTGTTTTGCCGTCACGGCGCTAAGCCGCGGCCAGACGGAGTCTGGGGGAAAGTGTTTTCTCAAGCGCCGGGCCCTCCTGTCTACCTCCTGCTCCAACTGGATTCCCACCTGTTTTTCTTATTCCGTCTGGTTTTGCTCCCTGGAATTTGCCCGATGCTGCAGGGAATGCCTTGAGGCTCTGGAATTCCAAAATCGTCCCAGACCATCCTGTGGGCGTCTTCTGTGTCGTCTTTTTACCTTTTAGCATGCGGGTTCGGCTTTGTTGCTGGGTAAATCCCCCGAGTGGAACATTCGAGGTCTGAAAACCTGCTTTTGTAGCGACTCGTTCCAGGAATGTATTTGTGGGAATCATCCACCTGGGAAACTCCCAGTTTCCTCTGCTAGCATGCGCACTGTGGGGGTACATTAGCAGCCAACAAAGATGTCTTCTCCTGCGACGGCTCCATTGTTATATGTCGTAATTACCTTGTTGTGCTAACGTCTGCAGGCCCGGAGGCCCCGCGGCTGCTCGCACATTTGTGGGTTTTGCTTGATCTCTGCCCAGAGGTGGATTCATCCCTGCAGGAGGAACCATAGCTCCCAGTTCAGGGGTGGGAGCTCGCCAAGAAAGGGGGAAGAATCCACTTTCTTTGGCTTCGTCGGGAGGAACTAAAACTCATTGTTTCCTGGTTTTGGGTGCTGTTTGAATGGGTTTGCACTTTCTGCGACCCCCGGAAGGCCAGTGTACATATTCCAAACCCGTCCCGTCAGGTTCAACCGGAGTTTTCCCCATTTTGTGGGGAAACGAGTGCA contains:
- the hdac8 gene encoding histone deacetylase 8 isoform X1 codes for the protein MTSSGDSNDESYSKRKVAYVFSPEYIQTCDSLSKVPNRASMVHSLIEAYELLEHMNIVKPELATIEEMAKFHTDSYLEHLHKISQDGDNDDPQSADYGLGYDCPVVEGIFDYAAAVGGATLTAAQSLLDQKCDVAINWSGGWHHAKKDEASGFCYVNDAVLGILRLREKYERVLYVDVDLHHGDGVEDAFSFTSKVMTVSLHKFSPGFFPGTGDVCDTGLGKGRWYAVNVPLEDGIKDDRYYQIFSSVMQEVYAHFNPEAVVMQLGADTMAGDPMCSFNMTPVGVGKCLQYVLGWRLPTLLLGGGGYNLANTARCWTYLTAVVLGKSLSSEIPDHEDLGFPGDDLTVVPCQHNEGPLFLLASQLPAPFPTLQDLRGSLLPVRRRRLLAVRVPPLQTSALLPADGAAPHRQHAAAEAELPLPESCRRLCRTPAARRRSAGLRDLADDQR
- the hdac8 gene encoding histone deacetylase 8 isoform X3 → MTSSGDSNDESYSKRKVAYVFSPEYIQTCDSLSKVPNRASMVHSLIEAYELLEHMNIVKPELATIEEMAKFHTDSYLEHLHKISQDGDNDDPQSADYGLGYDCPVVEGIFDYAAAVGGATLTAAQSLLDQKCDVAINWSGGWHHAKKDEASGFCYVNDAVLGILRLREKYERVLYVDVDLHHGDGVEDAFSFTSKVMTVSLHKFSPGFFPGTGDVCDTGLGKGRWYAVNVPLEDGIKDDRYYQIFSSVMQEVYAHFNPEAVVMQLGADTMAGDPMCSFNMTPVGVGKCLQYVLGWRLPTLLLGGGGYNLANTARCWTYLTAVVLGKSLSSEIPDHEFFTEYGPDYSLEISPSCRPDRNDLKHLDQVVSTIKGSGLSW
- the hdac8 gene encoding histone deacetylase 8 isoform X2; translation: MTSSGDSNDESYSKRKVAYVFSPEYIQTCDSLSKVPNRASMVHSLIEAYELLEHMNIVKPELATIEEMAKFHTDSYLEHLHKISQDGDNDDPQSADYGLGYDCPVVEGIFDYAAAVGGATLTAAQSLLDQKCDVAINWSGGWHHAKKDEASGFCYVNDAVLGILRLREKYERVLYVDVDLHHGDGVEDAFSFTSKVMTVSLHKFSPGFFPGTGDVCDTGLGKGRWYAVNVPLEDGIKDDRYYQIFSSVMQEVYAHFNPEAVVMQLGADTMAGDPMCSFNMTPVGVGKCLQYVLGWRLPTLLLGGGGYNLANTARCWTYLTAVVLGKSLSSEIPDHEFFTEYGPDYSLEISPSCRPDRNDLKHLDQVVSTIKGNLKNVV
- the hdac8 gene encoding histone deacetylase 8 isoform X4; translation: MTSSGDSNDESYSKRKVAYVFSPEYIQTCDSLSKVPNRASMVHSLIEAYELLEHMNIVKPELATIEEMAKFHTDSYLEHLHKISQDGDNDDPQSADYGLGYDCPVVEGIFDYAAAVGGATLTAAQSLLDQKCDVAINWSGGWHHAKKDEASGFCYVNDAVLGILRLREKYERVLYVDVDLHHGDGVEDAFSFTSKVMTVSLHKFSPGFFPGTGDVCDTGLGKGRWYAVNVPLEDGIKDDRYYQIFSSVMQEVYAHFNPEAVVMQLGADTMAGDPMCSFNMTPVGVGKCLQYVLGWRLPTLLLGGGGYNLANTARCWTYLTAVVLGKSLSSEIPDHEGI